From one Aspergillus fumigatus Af293 chromosome 8, whole genome shotgun sequence genomic stretch:
- a CDS encoding putative transcription regulator (RTG2), translating into MGGGDRFPDRPSVSQPLLLPDSTLIQPSAKRRHLQAVVDLGSNGIRCSVSDLSSPTARILPTVYMRRVNISVYDAQFDDDSGCQIPIPKHVIKSVVGAIVRFQITCAQIGVPPENIRIIATEATRTALNANEFVDAIRRATNVSVETLPKEVEGIIGAWGIASSFSDIEGLAIDLGGGSMQMTWIVSHAGNVHISPKGSFSFPYGAAALTHKLNQLRKGKSPDEAHRAEEAFRREMESNFRMALEQLEIPDRLVEKARTEGGFPLYLSGGGFRGWGYLLLYLHQVRGQYYPISIINGYSAPKEDFENTEVLKKVARTARDIFRVSDRRREQVPSVAFLVNVLAKAVPYGIKEAHFCQGGVREGLLFREIPPFVRQQDPLEVATTAFARPSAQVIAFLMFGAIPARTEERTFPPSIRGTLIQAFANSLFVHAAMSKESSSTAALYSTSAGLLASTHGIPHSDRARLALMLQERYGGELPPREKDFKSRLRELLTPEEVWWIRYLGKLGLVLARLYPIGIIDPARPRITTEARWASNLGKHGNKTGIELKVFVQKVAYDPTQLKSELERDVRKIHKVGKRKNWIGGRDGWGMKVKAVVAEEAML; encoded by the exons ATGGGCGGTGGTGATCGATTTCCCGACCGGCCCTCAGTCTCCcagcccctcctccttcctgaCTCCACGCTGATTCAACCTTCTGCGAAGCGACGACATCTCCAAGCTGTAGTTGACCTGGGAAG TAATGGAATACGATGCTCCGTCTCCGACCTCTCGTCCCCGACCGCGCGCATCCTGCCGACCGTCTACATGCGACGGGTCAACATCTCCGTCTACGACGCCCAGTTTGACGATGACAGCGGTTGTCAAATCCCCATCCCTAAGCATGTTATCAAATCGGTAGTCGGTGCGATCGTTCGCTTTCAGATTACGTGTGCTCAGATCGGTGTCCCCCCGGAGAACATCCGCATCATTGCGACCGAAGCCACCCGCACCGCGCTCAATGCAAACGAGTTTGTCGATGCCATCCGACGCGCCACCAACGTCTCGGTGGAGACCCTGCCCAAAGAAGTTGAAGGAATAATTGGTGCGTGGGGGATTGccagcagcttctccgacATTGAAGGACTGGCCATCGATCTGGGGGGAGGGAGCATGCAGATGACTTGGATCGTCTCGCATGCAGGCAACGTCCACATCAGCCCCAAGGGCTCATTTAGTTTCCCCTACGGAGCCGCCGCTTTGACACACAAACTCAATCAActgcggaaggggaagagtCCAGACGAGGCACATCGGGCGGAGGAGGCATTCCGCCGCGAGATGGAGAGCAATTTCCGCATGGCCCTGGAGCAGCTCGAGATTCCTGATAGGCTGGTGGAAAAGGCTCGGACCGAGGGAGGCTTCCCCCTCTATCTGTCCGGGGGAGGATTTCGTGGCTGGGGATACCTCCTGCTTTACCTGCATCAGGTTCGCGGGCAGTATTACCCtatctccatcatcaatggCTACTCCGCTCCCaaggaggactttgagaacACCGAGGTTCTCAAAAAGGTCGCTCGGACCGCCCGGGACATCTTCCGAGTCTCCGATCGCCGTCGTGAACAGGTCCCCTCGGTCGCATTCCTGGTCAATGTATTGGCCAAAGCGGTGCCATATGGCATCAAAGAAGCGCACTTCTGCCAGGGCGGCGTTCGCGAgggtcttctcttccgcgaGATTCCTCCCTTTGTTCGACAGCAGGATCCGCTGGAGGTAGCGACCACCGCGTTTGCCCGGCCCTCCGCCCAGGTGATCGCCTTTCTGATGTTTGGCGCCATCCCCGCACGCACCGAAGAGAGGACTTTCCCCCCATCGATCCGCGGGACCCTGATCCAGGCCTTTGCCAATTCATTGTTTGTGCACGCCGCCATGTCAAAGGAGTCGTCGTCGACTGCCGCACTGTACAGCACCAGCGCCGGTCTCCTCGCCTCCACTCACGGTATCCCCCACTCGGACCGCGCTCGCCTGGCGTTGATGCTGCAGGAGCGATATGGCGGGGAACTGCCCCCGCGGGAGAAAGATTTCAAGTCCCGGTTGCGGGAACTGCTGACACCGGAGGAGGTCTGGTGGATCCGATACTTGGGGAAGCTCGGACTGGTGCTCGCCCGACTCTATCCCATTGGGATCATTGACCCGGCCCGGCCGCGCATCACAACCGAGGCACGATGGGCCAGCAACCTGGGCAAACATGGAAATAAGACGGGCATTGAGCTGAAGGTCTTTGTGCAGAAAGTGGCGTATGACCCGACGCAGTTGAAGTCCGAACTGGAGCGGGATGTTCGCAAGATTCACAAGGTAGGCAAGAGGAAGAACTGGATCGGGGGGAGAGACGGCTGGGGGATGAAAGTCAAGGCCGTTGTAGCCGAGGAGGCGATGTTGTGA
- a CDS encoding cytochrome P450: MELVAPTLLAIVLVCCCLHLLRSQASRLPLPPGPTLLSRPFPEKDIATTFQKWNQRYGPVISFRVGSRTFVVLGTRQAAQDLLEKRGSIYSSRPPSVWMEKYLNKGLAAAFMPYGHEWRLNRRLHGSLLSAHHTNAYRSLQDIQSKQLLHDFLSTNDFSHCFHQYTSNVMFTLVYGKGRGKDDNDHRRLEQINELAGFVLQGASFWTFLMDLFPILDYVPRIFWKWRTEAARLHDRTMVVYRECCEEALTAECWHWSKEVTQKPDIMQLPWDNVCYSLGELYVAGIHTTKMVLELCVMVSILYPDVVCKAQQELDSMVGADRLPSFDDMERLPFINAIISELLRWRPISPIAVPHAAIQDDEYMGYFIPKGATVIANQFGMNMDDAFFYDPSSFHPERYVENPDLPVSAFGFGRRACPGHRLARSSLFIVISRLLWAFHITSANKEPLTEESSPAAVKATFRVRSPHRQKIIERDWALAEKDERIVLSQIESRIRGK, encoded by the coding sequence ATGGAATTAGTCGCCCCCACTTTACTGGCCATCGTTCTCGTATGTTGCTGTCTTCATCTGCTACGCTCTCAAGCATCCCGACTCCCGTTGCCTCCGGGTCCCACCCTTCTCTCCAGACCATTTCCCGAAAAAGATATCGCGACCACATTTCAGAAATGGAACCAAAGATACGGTCCTGTTATTAGCTTCAGAGTTGGGAGCCGTACGTTTGTCGTCCTCGGAACTCGGCAAGCCGCACAGGACCTGCTGGAAAAGCGAGGCAGCATCTACAGCTCTCGGCCACCCTCGGTATGGATGGAAAAGTATCTCAATAAGGGACTGGCAGCAGCATTCATGCCGTATGGCCATGAGTGGAGGTTGAACCGACGCTTGCATGGCTCCCTACTGAGTGCTCATCACACCAATGCATATCGTTCTTTGCAAGACATCCAAAGCAAGCAGCTCCTGCACGACTTTCTCTCGACTAATGATTTCTCCCACTGTTTTCATCAATATACGTCGAATGTGATGTTTACTCTGGTGTacggaaaaggaagaggaaaggatgACAATGACCACAGAAGATTGGAGCAAATTAACGAATTGGCCGGGTTTGTGTTGCAAGGGGCGTCTTTCTGGACCTTCCTGATGGACTTGTTCCCTATTCTCGACTACGTGCCGCGGATCTTCTGGAAATGGAGGACAGAAGCCGCCCGACTCCACGACAGGACTATGGTTGTGTATCGCGAATGCTGCGAAGAGGCTCTTACAGCAGAATGCTGGCACTGGAGCAAAGAAGTCACACAGAAACCGGACATCATGCAGCTCCCTTGGGACAACGTCTGCTACTCGCTCGGGGAGCTGTATGTGGCAGGCATTCACACGACCAAAATGGTGTTGGAGCTGTGTGTCATGGTGAGCATCTTGTATCCCGACGTGGTATGCAAGGCACAGCAGGAGCTGGACTCGATGGTGGGTGCAGATCGATTGCCGTCATTCGACGACATGGAAAGGCTGCCGTTCATCAATGCGATCATCTCGGAGCTCCTGCGATGGCGGCCAATATCCCCTATTGCCGTGCCGCACGCGGCCATACAAGACGATGAGTACATGGGCTATTTCATCCCCAAGGGGGCAACAGTCATTGCCAATCAATTCGGCATGAACATGGACGACGCATTCTTCTATGACCCTTCCAGCTTCCACCCGGAACGGTATGTAGAGAATCCGGATCTTCCTGTCTCGGCCTTTGGCTTTGGCCGGAGAGCGTGTCCCGGTCACCGCCTGGCTCGGTCAAGCTTGTTCATTGTCATCTCGCGTTTGCTTTGGGCTTTCCATATTACATCCGCCAACAAGGAACCATTGACCGAGGAATCCTCGCCGGCTGCTGTCAAGGCCACATTCCGGGTCCGCAGCCCTCACAGACAAAAGATTATCGAAAGGGACTGGGCTTTGGCAGAGAAGGATGAACGCATTGTTCTGTCACAGATTGAATCTAGAATTCGTGGTAAATAA
- a CDS encoding putative C2H2 transcription factor — protein MKTSPAYANLATSPHQCSICFKSYKRREHLQRHRNSHSADRPHRCPACPSTFQRADVLRRHFRTCDRIISSAYQGATRKRACDRCARQKKACNSARPCQNCSKRGVECAYSTPKNDTSAGTEIASPSISLGADSSNAAPAAATSVDLWTPRTGNDERPDSTGFDAFACPDLGLLQYCDQSWQDLFNVGSEDLSPTSGDRNYFFHFLDTFTSRTGFVSSFECGTLEQRFMVLYSIEEKERLSDAFWTIDMDQCSNQESNNSYGVSSQWLNDPLALQTHQILLLIKEVVMIKPRNSCVTISWSQDIEQRCLQFFSPTSLRKYIELYWLIWSPNVNFLHRPSFHPASSKPILLASMAIIGACVSPNLEDNDNAWMWFNCVEEAVFADEDFNRDPVSPFSPVRDRQKMQALQAAYMVCLYQNWEGTDASKKRIRRHRFSTVVSTVRDLDITTARHVDYNAKHRDEFSWNEFRFQVNSPARTFIWVFLMDTAFVTFNNLPPRMVVKEMKMHVAAPESCFQAPTADQCYDAIRHWMPSASLCWKFSFRALFETLCIDDLTVKMQQAVAALGPLNLFTIISGIHSLVFHYQSFFSAGNLLSRTHTALQNFKHIWHLHETTAIGRLPHTTVDESNLNADNMWQRVGFCRHAGDFWLLASVKVDRLSVAEAEQHRATRGELVPDDSEQSDPILPQYDQTSMRQVNELISEFQRVHLGDMPSAVD, from the exons ATGAAGACCTCACCAGCGTATGCCAATCTAGCCACCAGTCCTCACCAGTGTTCCATCTGCTTCAAGTCCTACAAGCGACGggagcatctccagcgaCATCGCAATTCCCACTCCGCAGACCGGCCCCATCGGTGTCCAGCCTGTCCGAGTACGTTCCAACGAGCCGACGTCTTGCGCCGGCACTTCAGAACCTGCGACCGCATTATTTCTAGCGCTTATCAGGGAGCCACTCGTAAACGTGCTTGCGATCGCTGTGCGCGTCAAAAGAAAGCTTGCAACAGTGCCCGACCGTGCCAGAACTGTTCCAAGAGGGGAGTGGAGTGCGCGTATTCCACACCCAAGAACGATACCTCGGCGGGCACGGAGATAGCTTCTCCGTCGATTTCTCTGGGTGCTGATAGTAGTAATGCggcgccagcagcagcaacaagtGTTGATCTGTGGACCCCCCGCACGGGGAACGACGAGCGGCCGGACAGCACTGGATTTGACGCTTTCGCCTGTCCTGATCTTGGTCTCCTGCAATATTGCGACCAGTCATGGCAAGACTTGTTCAATGTAGGCTCGGAGGACCTGTCTCCGACGAGCGGCGACCGCAACTacttcttccatttcctcgaCACCTTCACCAGTCGCACTGGCTTTGTCTCGTCCTTTGAATGCGGAACATTGGAGCAGAGATTTATGGTTCTGTATAGCATCGAGGAGAAAGAACGGCTCTCAGACGCTTTTTGGACCATTGACATGGACCAATGCAGTAATCAGGAGAGTAACAACTCGTACGGCGTCTCATCGCAATGGCTCAACGACCCGCTGGCCTTACAGACCCATCAGATTCTCCTTCTGATAAAGGAGGTCGTCATGATAAAGCCGCGCAACAGCTGCGTGACCATCTCGTGGTCTCAGGACATCGAGCAACGGTGTCTGCAGTTCTTCTCTCCTACGAGTCTCCGGAAGTATATTGAACTCTACTGGTTGATCTGGTCTCCAAACGTGAACTTCCTCCATCGACCGAGTTTCCACCCGGCGAGCTCCAAGCCAATTCTTCTGGCTTCGATGGCCATCATTG GCGCCTGTGTTTCGCCAAACCTTGAAGATAACGACAATGCTTGGATGTGGTTCAATTGTGTCGAAGAGGCTGTCTTTGCCGATGAGGACTTCAACCGCGATCCAGTGTCACCGTTCAGCCCTGTTCGTGACAGACAGAAGATGCAAGCACTGCAGGCCGCTTATATGGTCTGCTTGTACCAGAATTGGGAAGGCACTGATGCCAGCAAGAAGCGTATCCGTCGCCATCGCTTTAGCACCGTCGTTTCG ACCGTCCGCGATCTTGATATCACGACAGCGCGTCATGTCGACTACAATGCGAAGCACCGGGATGAGTTTAGCTGGAACGAATTT AGATTCCAAGTTAACTCTCCTGCTAGGACTTTTATCTGGGTCTTTCTGATGGATACCGCATTTGTCACCTTCAACAATCTGCCGCCACGGATGGTTGTCAAGGAAATGAAGATGCATGTGGCCGCCCCCGAGTCCTGTTTCCAGGCACCTACGGCCGATCAGTGCTACGATGCAATTCGGCACTGGATGCCTTCTGCGAGCCTCTGTTGGAAGTTTTCCTTCCGGGCCCTGTTCGAGACCCTGTGCATCGACGACCTGACAGTGAAGATGCAACAAGCCGTGGCAGCCCTGGGTCCCTTGAATCTGTTTACGATCATCTCTG GTATCCACTCGTTGGTCTTCCACTACCAGAGTTTCTTCAGCGCAGGAAACCTGCTCTCACGGACCCACACTGCGCTGCAAAACTTCAAGCATATTTGGCACCTCCATGAAACCACCGCAATCGGGCGGTTGCCGCATACGACGGTGGATGAAAGCAACCTGAACGCCGACAACATGTGGCAGAGAGTGGGATTCTGTCGCCACGCGGGCGATTTCTGGCTTCTGGCAAGTGTCAAAGTCGACCGACTGTCGGTAGCGGAAGCGGAGCAGCACAGGGCAACCAGAGGAGAACTGGTGCCGGACGACAGCGAACAGAGTGACCCGATTTTGCCGCAATATGATCAAACGAGTATGCGCCAAGTCAATGAACTCATTTCCGAGTTCCAAAGAGTGCACCTCGGCGACATGCCCTCCGCTGTGGATTGA
- a CDS encoding cytochrome P450, which produces MPTRDAHLQLQKWAQEYGPVYSLILGTKPLIVLSSDQAVKALLDKRSALYSHRQEMYIGQTLCSGGLRMLMMCAGSADPRRDTPQSGEEFQFRKMVHGLLNVTAAKSYVPYQMLENKQMMYEFLTQPERFLYSIRRYSNALTTTMVFGWRTPTYEDAKMKQLFDGFSEFAEINQTGTAALIDFFPWLRMLPDFLLPTQKRAKELHEREKALYLGHYLRAKQDIRDGQIKPCFCVGLAEAQKSDGFSDDQAAYISGTLLEAGSDTTSNTLYAFVQAMLLFPDVQRKLQEEIDRVVGPRMPTMDDEQDLQYVRACMKETLRWMPTTILGAVPHAVTQDDEYMGYLIPKGAGVVNNVWAIHMDEKRHPNPRVFNPDRYKDDRQSLAEAAANPDATKRDQFTFGAGRRICPGIHIAERSLFLGISRMMWAFNVEPAVDEKGQPILPDPDRLTQGFVCMPEEFPARITPRSQAKADMVIKEWKEAEQQCLDPETKQWLLSPVQ; this is translated from the exons ATGCCCACCCGCGATGCCCATCTGCAGCTCCAGAAGTGGGCCCAAGAGTACGGGCCCGTCTACAGCCTGATTCTAGGGACCAAACCCCTGATCGTCCTGTCAAGCGATCAGGCTGTCAAAGCCCTGTTGGATAAGCGGAGTGCGTTGTACTCGCACCGACAGGAGATGTACATCGGCCAAACGCTATGCAGCGGAGGCCTTCGCATGCTTATGATG TGCGCTGGTAGCGCTGACCCACGCAGGGATACACCCCAGTCTGGCGAGGA ATTCCAGTTTCGAAAAATGGTCCATGGTCTCCTCAATGTGACCGCTGCCAAATCCTATGTTCCCTACCAGATGCTCGAGAACAAACAGATGATGTACGAGTTTCTCACGCAGCCCGAGCGGTTCCTCTACAGCATTCGTCGCTACTCCAATGCTCTGACCACCACGATGGTCTTTGGGTGGCGCACGCCGACCTACGAGGACGCGAAAATGAAACAGCTTTTTGACGGCTTCTCGGAGTTCGCCGAGATCAACCAGACGGGAACAGCAGCCCTCATTGATTTCTTCCCGTGGCTAAGAATGCTGCCGGACTTTCTGCTCCCGACGCAGAAGCGGGCCAAGGAACTTCACGAGCGCGAAAAGGCTCTGTACCTGGGCCACTATCTGCGAGCCAAACAGGATATCCGTGACGGACAGATTAAGCCTTGCTTTTGCGTCGGTCTGGCCGAGGCCCAAAAGTCGGACGGATTCAGTGACGACCAGGCTGCGTACATCTCCGGGACGTTGTTGGAGGCCGGGTCCGACACCACGTCGAATACTCTGTATGCGTTCGTGCAGGCGATGCTACTTTTCCCTGACGTGCAACGCAAGCTtcaagaggagattgaccgCGTTGTGGGACCCCGCATGCCGACCATGGACGATGAGCAGGACCTGCAGTACGTTCGCGCCTGCATGAAAGAGACCCTGCGCTGGATGCCGACCACCATTCTCGGCGCGGTACCGCATGCCGTGACACAGGATGATGAGTACATGGGTTATCTTATCCCCAAGGGTGCTGGTGTCGTGAACAACGTGTGGGCCATCCACATGGACGAGAAGCGCCACCCCAACCCGCGGGTGTTCAACCCAGATCGGTACAAGGACGATCGCCAATCCTTGGCTGAAGCAGCCGCCAACCCTGATGCCACCAAGCGCGATCAGTTCACGTTTGGTGCTGGCCGCCGGATTTGCCCTGGAATCCACATTGCCGAGCGCAGCCTGTTCTTGGGAATCTCGCGCATGATGTGGGCTTTCAACGTGGAGCCTGCGGTGGATGAAAAGGGGCAGCCTATCTTGCCTGACCCAGACCGGTTGACGCAGGGGTTTGTCTGTATGCCAGAGGAGTTCCCTGCTCGTATCACGCCACGGTCGCAGGCCAAGGCGGACATGGTCATCAAGGAATGGAAGGAGGCAGAGCAGCAATGCTTGGATCCAGAAACTAAGCAGTGGTTGCTCTCTCCAGTGCAATGA
- a CDS encoding sugar transporter family protein, with amino-acid sequence MRNHMAAGWFYSPSQIGRYILTRFTSLKPPRNKIRNPISVLRELTTHQWLMFLVGFLGWTWDSFDFFTVSMTVTEIAKDFDTSVTSVTWGITVTLMLRSVGALISGFFSDRYGRKWPFIITLSAFIVLELVSGFCQNLPQFLGVRALYGIAMGGLFGPAAATALEDLPYDARGVLSGCFEMGYAVGYLLAAAFYRALVPTTSHGWRSLFWFGAAPPVLIIFFRWMLPETNHFQVMVAEREERIRLAHAEDDHVRAMGLRSFLKDSGTALKENWVLFIYLVVLMTGFNSCSHGSQDFYPTFLKDQVGLQPTQVTVITVVGQAGAFVGANFFGYISTFFGRRLTMMVTCVIGGALVPVYILPRDMSLIAAVFWQQFCVGGVWGPIPIHLMEVNPPALRSLLVGLTYQLGNLASSASATIQSTIGSRYPLPPIEANKKRFDYGKVIGIFLGAVWAYILFFLFWGPEMSAEEREEEAEAAKYLENLRSEGVSLAEIGVVQARKAKGAGMPPRDNDEEKGNEAITEHIE; translated from the exons ATGAGGAACCATATGGCCGCGGGGTGGTTCTACTCCCCGAGTCAGATAGGCCGGTACATCCTCACCCGATTTACCAGTCTCAAGCCCCCAAGG AACAAAATCCGCAATCCCATTTCTGTCCTGCGAGAACTGACCACCCACCAATGGCTCATGTTTCTGGTTGGCTTCTTGGGATGGACCTGGGATTCATTCGACTTTTTCACCGTATCGATGACGGTGACTGAGATTGCAAAAGACTTTGATACCTCTGTCACCAGTGTTACCTGG GGCATCACCGTCACCCTGATGCTTCGATCAGTCGGCGCCTTGATCTCCGGTTTCTTTTCGGATAGATACGGAAGGAAATGGCCGTTCATAATCACATTGTCGGCTTTTATAGTCCTGGAGCTTGTGTCTGGATTCTGCCAGAATCTGCCACAGTTTCTGGGTGTCCGTGCGTTGTACGGAATAGCAATGGGAG GTCTCTTTGGCCCGGCCGCTGCCACCGCTCTAGAGGACCTTCCCTACGATGCTCGCGGAGTGTTATCGGGTTGTTTTGAAATGGGATACGCCGTCGGATACCTCCTTGCAGCTGCATTCTACCGCGCCCTGGTCCCCACGACTAGCCACGGCTGGCGCAGTCTGTTCTGGTTCGGCGCTGCTCCCCCAGTCCTCATTATCTTCTTCCGCTGGATGCTCCCCGAGACCAATCACTTCCAGGTCATGGTAGCCGAGCGCGAGGAGCGCATCCGGCTGGCGCACGCAGAGGACGACCACGTCCGCGCGATGGGCCTTCGCTCGTTCCTGAAAGATTCCGGCACCGCGTTGAAAGAGAACTGGGTGCTTTTCATCTACCTCGTCGTCTTGATGACGGGATTCAACTCCTGCTCTCATGGAAGTCAGGACTTTTATCCCACCTTCCTGAAAGATCAGGTCGGTCTCCAACCAACCCAGGTCACGGTCATCACCGTCGTGGGCCAAGCCGGTGCCTTCGTCGGTGCCAACTTCTTCGGCTACATTAGTACCTTCTTTGGTCGCCGCTTAACCATGATGGTGACCTGTGTTATCGGTGGTGCCTTGGTTCCCGTGTATATTCTGCCCCGCGACATGAGCTTGATCGCCGCCGTCTTCTGGCAGCAGTTCTGCGTCGGTGGTGTCTGGGGGCCGATCCCGATTCATCTGATGGAAGTGAATCCCCCTGCGCTTCGCTCACTTCTAGTTGGCTTGACGTATCAGCTGGGAAATCTTGCCTCGTCTGCATCAGCTACGATCCAGTCGACGATTGGGTCGCGGTATCCTTTGCCTCCCATTGAAGCTAATAAGAAGCGCTTCGATTACGGCAAGGTTATTGGGATTTTCCTGGGTGCCGTCTGGGCGTATATCCTgtttttcctcttctggggGCCGGAGATGTCCGCGGAAGaaagggaggaggaagcagAGGCGGCTAAGTACCTGGAAAACCTTCGTTCAGAGGGGGTCAGTCTGGCTGAGATTGGAGTTGTGCAGGCGAGGAAGGCCAAGGGGGCTGGGATGCCACCTCGAGATAATGATGAAGAGAAGGGGAATGAGGCCATTACCGAGCACATTGAGTGA